From the genome of Hymenobacter sp. PAMC 26628, one region includes:
- a CDS encoding 7TM diverse intracellular signaling domain-containing protein, with protein MAWVCWLLLGLARASYGAPASDTLCTRAAVEDIMVTPSFYSVLEDPTGTLTLADVQRPANARRFVLGARTASSMQHVGAVYWVRLPVSNQDSTGRHWYLELFDSHINDITFYGPDGQWHTGADAPFNNRRFRYKNYLFRLPLVPGRTEVFYLRLQSNSKTSFLSQLRTEELLASYFQTVYGLLGSFYGVLLIMVVYNLFIYLLAQDQNHLRYVLYVLSCGLLFLSEDGLGFQYIWPELPWLNQAVIAGAPILLLLTFSYYARYFLDAPQRLPRFDPVVRAVVMGSAILLLVDAVWVRSGLGFWLYLLPYGLIYYEAVRAYQLGFRPARLFLLAQALVSASLLFLILRKLGIDALTTTFTVYSLNMAFVAEFVVLSYALGEKIKAIKDDTIEAQERLVEQLRSKQVAQGLLVEQLHQNEVLKDQLNSELEALVVQRTQEIKRKSETIAAQNRELLEANGLLSLQSAAITKLNTDLRVDLHNAQAARVTAQEMNFGEFSQIYPDKDACLVYLSGLKWASGYQCRRCGHGRYCDGREPHARRCTRCRYVESATAYTLLQKCKFSAVKAMYAVFLLHTHQGQYSISDMSQLLDLRQATCWNFSQKVVEAIRRRHAAPDYDEHEDWTQVLLSFSEEFVENEA; from the coding sequence GTGGCCTGGGTCTGCTGGCTGCTACTCGGGTTGGCCCGCGCCAGCTATGGGGCCCCCGCCAGCGACACGCTGTGCACCCGCGCCGCCGTCGAAGATATAATGGTGACGCCCAGCTTCTACAGCGTGCTGGAAGACCCCACTGGCACCCTGACGCTGGCCGACGTGCAACGCCCCGCCAACGCCCGCCGCTTCGTGCTGGGGGCCCGCACGGCCAGCAGCATGCAACACGTGGGGGCGGTGTATTGGGTGCGGCTGCCGGTGAGCAACCAGGATTCGACCGGCCGGCACTGGTACTTGGAGCTGTTCGACTCGCACATCAACGACATCACCTTTTACGGCCCCGACGGCCAGTGGCACACGGGGGCCGACGCGCCGTTCAACAACCGCCGCTTTCGCTACAAGAATTACCTGTTTCGGCTGCCGCTGGTGCCGGGCCGCACCGAGGTATTTTACCTGCGGCTGCAATCCAACTCCAAAACCAGCTTCCTGAGCCAATTGCGCACCGAAGAGCTGCTGGCCAGCTACTTCCAAACCGTGTACGGCCTGCTGGGCAGTTTCTACGGGGTGCTGCTCATCATGGTGGTGTACAACCTGTTCATCTACCTGCTAGCCCAGGACCAAAACCACCTGCGCTACGTGCTGTACGTGCTAAGCTGCGGCCTGCTGTTCCTTTCCGAAGACGGCCTGGGCTTCCAATACATATGGCCCGAGCTGCCCTGGCTCAACCAGGCCGTTATTGCCGGGGCCCCCATCCTGCTGCTGCTCACCTTCAGTTACTACGCCCGCTACTTCCTCGACGCGCCCCAGCGCCTGCCGCGCTTCGACCCCGTGGTGCGGGCCGTGGTGATGGGCAGCGCCATCTTACTGTTGGTCGATGCGGTGTGGGTGCGGTCGGGCCTGGGCTTTTGGCTGTATTTGCTGCCTTATGGCCTGATTTATTACGAAGCCGTGCGCGCCTACCAGCTTGGGTTTCGGCCGGCCCGCTTGTTTCTGCTGGCACAGGCCCTGGTATCCGCCAGCCTGTTGTTCCTGATCCTGCGCAAGTTGGGCATCGATGCTTTGACCACTACGTTCACCGTGTATAGCCTCAACATGGCGTTTGTGGCCGAATTCGTGGTGCTGTCCTACGCATTGGGTGAGAAGATTAAAGCCATTAAGGACGACACCATCGAGGCGCAGGAGCGGCTGGTAGAACAGCTGCGCAGCAAGCAGGTGGCCCAAGGCCTGCTCGTCGAACAGCTTCACCAGAACGAAGTACTCAAGGACCAGCTCAACTCTGAACTGGAGGCCCTGGTGGTCCAGCGCACGCAAGAAATTAAGCGTAAAAGCGAAACCATTGCCGCTCAGAACCGAGAGTTACTCGAAGCCAACGGGTTACTCTCGCTACAGTCCGCCGCTATTACCAAGCTCAACACCGATCTGCGAGTGGACTTGCATAACGCGCAGGCGGCGCGGGTCACCGCTCAAGAAATGAACTTCGGCGAGTTCAGTCAAATCTACCCCGACAAGGACGCCTGCCTGGTGTACCTGTCGGGCCTAAAGTGGGCCAGCGGCTACCAGTGCCGCAGATGCGGCCACGGCCGGTACTGCGACGGCCGCGAACCACATGCGCGGCGGTGTACGCGCTGCCGGTATGTGGAGTCGGCCACGGCCTACACTTTGCTGCAAAAGTGCAAGTTTTCAGCCGTGAAAGCCATGTATGCGGTGTTCCTTTTGCACACCCACCAGGGGCAATATTCCATCTCTGACATGAGCCAGCTCCTGGATTTGCGGCAAGCTACCTGCTGGAATTTCAGCCAGAAAGTAGTGGAAGCCATTCGCCGCCGACACGCCGCGCCGGACTACGACGAGCACGAAGACTGGACCCAAGTGCTGCTGAGCTTTAGCGAGGAATTTGTGGAGAACGAAGCTTGA
- a CDS encoding SusC/RagA family TonB-linked outer membrane protein — MDTHPYFPTIRTAALLAVCGLPALAAPAALGAPAPGHTQHLAIKRPPITVTGRVVQANGDALPGVTILIKGTSQGTSTDASGTYSIAAPEGSTLIISYVGFVRQEVAVSSARNPLNITLVADVAALNEVVVVGYGTQERGSVTGAISSVNGAELVRQPVADATQAIQGKVSGVTITSNGGAPGGAAGTSVRIRGITSAGVNSPLYVVDGFPLPTTVDGNGNATSTELTSISPNDIETIDILKDASATAIYGVRAANGVVLITTKRGRAGKATVNFDGYRGVQSVARRLDLLNAEQYAVINNEARIAAGQPIALNKLRNPAALRDSSTDWQDLLFRRAKIQNYSLSATGGSEKARYALSGTYFQQDGVILGSNFERFTLRANGDVQLSSIFKIGNSISLTHSEDRQITSNNGEYGAVQQLLRIPPTVRAYRPDGYWYQPNSAMDNFTEENPLATSLRANQKFTRNRATTTFYAELEPLKGLRFRTNVGADLVFENFNQFSPKGPDLAGYTQRYITAGAGATAGYAPSYLIENTATYDRTFAEKHHATLLVGQSAQEFNYSNVEAYRTGYLRNDLQTINVGPINTLLANAGTIDPARHLASYFGRLNYEYAGKYIFQATARYDGSSRFQPGQKFGFFPGASVGWRISEEEFLKGNSTISNLKLRAGYGRVGNELNAGRFAYLYSINFGAVYPFGPDGTINTGGAPTRLPNPILRWENNEQTNIGLEMGFLGNRIEATIDLYNRSSPNLIAPVPPSLVSGTYESVPANAANAYNRGIDFSLTSHNFVGSGGALTWTTTFNISGYKTRLVSLGAGVPYNGLGSLSGTIVRYDANQAFGAFYGYVADGLIQTQEELNALNAGALAGKAKSANYQNAGTAPGDIKFKDLNGDGVITDADRTFIGNPNPNYTFGLTNTLGYKGFDLSFFIQGVQGNDVYNLNRYITEGALYGTTNGTTNVLNRWTGTGTSNDVPRAIVGDPNNNLRVSTHYIEDGSYVRLKNLTLGYTLPRTLMSRISASQLRVYVTAQNLVTLTKYTGFDPEVSASGVDLGIYPQTRVFLAGVNIGF, encoded by the coding sequence ATGGATACACACCCTTACTTTCCTACCATTCGCACAGCGGCCCTCTTAGCGGTTTGCGGGCTGCCCGCCCTAGCCGCCCCGGCCGCCCTGGGGGCCCCAGCTCCGGGCCACACCCAGCACTTGGCAATCAAGCGCCCGCCCATCACCGTCACCGGTCGGGTGGTACAGGCCAACGGGGATGCCTTGCCGGGCGTTACCATTTTGATCAAAGGCACCAGCCAAGGCACCAGCACCGATGCCAGCGGCACTTATTCTATTGCCGCCCCAGAAGGTAGCACCCTTATCATCAGCTACGTGGGGTTCGTACGGCAGGAAGTAGCGGTTTCCAGCGCTCGCAACCCACTCAACATCACCCTGGTGGCCGATGTAGCTGCGCTGAACGAAGTGGTGGTCGTGGGCTACGGCACCCAGGAGCGCGGCAGTGTAACGGGCGCCATCTCGTCCGTCAACGGGGCCGAGCTAGTGCGCCAGCCGGTGGCCGATGCTACCCAGGCCATCCAGGGTAAAGTTTCAGGCGTAACCATTACCTCCAACGGCGGGGCCCCCGGCGGCGCGGCCGGTACCTCGGTGCGCATCCGCGGCATAACGTCGGCTGGTGTTAACAGTCCTCTTTATGTAGTCGATGGATTTCCGCTACCAACTACTGTGGACGGCAATGGTAACGCGACGAGCACCGAACTGACTAGCATAAGCCCGAATGACATCGAGACGATTGACATTCTAAAGGATGCGTCGGCCACGGCTATTTATGGGGTGCGGGCAGCTAACGGTGTGGTACTTATTACCACCAAACGTGGCAGAGCCGGCAAAGCCACCGTTAACTTCGACGGTTACCGCGGCGTGCAGTCCGTGGCCCGGCGGCTAGACCTGCTCAACGCTGAACAATACGCCGTTATCAACAACGAGGCACGCATTGCGGCCGGCCAGCCCATTGCGCTGAACAAGCTGCGCAACCCGGCGGCCCTGAGGGATAGCAGCACCGACTGGCAGGACCTGCTTTTCCGTCGCGCCAAAATTCAGAATTACTCGCTTTCGGCCACCGGCGGCAGCGAGAAGGCCCGCTACGCCTTGTCGGGCACGTACTTCCAGCAGGACGGCGTCATCCTGGGCTCTAATTTTGAGCGCTTTACGCTCCGCGCCAACGGTGACGTGCAGCTAAGCTCTATTTTTAAAATTGGCAACAGCATCTCGCTGACCCACTCGGAAGACCGTCAGATTACGAGCAACAACGGCGAGTACGGCGCGGTGCAGCAGCTGCTGCGCATTCCGCCCACCGTGCGGGCCTACCGGCCCGATGGCTATTGGTACCAGCCCAACAGTGCCATGGACAACTTTACAGAGGAGAACCCGCTGGCTACTTCTCTGCGGGCCAACCAGAAGTTCACCCGCAACCGGGCCACCACCACGTTCTACGCCGAGCTGGAGCCGCTGAAAGGCCTGCGCTTCCGGACCAACGTCGGGGCCGACCTCGTTTTTGAGAACTTCAACCAGTTTTCTCCCAAAGGCCCGGACTTGGCCGGCTATACTCAGCGCTACATCACCGCCGGGGCGGGCGCTACCGCGGGCTATGCGCCAAGCTACCTGATCGAGAACACGGCCACTTACGACCGCACGTTTGCCGAAAAGCACCACGCCACGCTGCTGGTGGGGCAGTCGGCGCAGGAGTTTAACTACAGCAACGTAGAGGCGTACCGCACGGGCTACCTGCGCAACGACCTGCAAACCATCAACGTGGGGCCCATCAACACGCTGCTGGCCAACGCCGGCACCATCGACCCCGCCCGGCACCTGGCCAGCTACTTCGGCCGCCTCAACTACGAGTACGCCGGTAAGTACATCTTCCAGGCCACGGCTCGCTACGATGGCTCCTCGCGGTTTCAACCGGGCCAGAAGTTTGGCTTCTTTCCCGGCGCGTCGGTGGGCTGGCGCATCTCCGAGGAGGAGTTCTTGAAGGGCAACAGCACCATCAGCAACCTCAAGCTGCGCGCCGGCTACGGCCGCGTGGGCAACGAGCTGAACGCCGGCCGCTTCGCTTACTTATACTCCATCAACTTCGGCGCCGTTTACCCTTTCGGGCCGGACGGCACTATCAACACGGGTGGGGCCCCTACCCGCCTACCCAACCCTATCCTACGTTGGGAGAATAACGAACAGACAAACATTGGCTTGGAAATGGGCTTCCTAGGCAACCGCATCGAGGCAACCATCGACCTCTACAACCGCAGCTCGCCCAACCTGATTGCGCCCGTGCCGCCCTCCCTCGTGTCAGGCACGTACGAGTCGGTACCTGCCAACGCCGCCAATGCGTACAACCGGGGCATCGACTTCTCGCTAACGTCGCACAACTTCGTTGGTTCGGGCGGGGCCCTAACCTGGACAACCACCTTCAATATATCGGGCTATAAAACCCGCCTAGTCTCGCTGGGCGCCGGCGTTCCCTACAACGGCCTGGGCTCGTTGAGCGGCACCATCGTGCGCTACGATGCCAACCAAGCGTTCGGCGCTTTCTACGGCTATGTAGCCGACGGCCTGATTCAGACTCAAGAGGAGTTGAACGCCCTGAACGCCGGGGCCCTGGCTGGCAAAGCTAAATCCGCCAACTACCAGAATGCGGGCACTGCCCCGGGTGACATCAAATTCAAGGACCTAAACGGCGACGGCGTCATCACCGACGCGGACCGCACCTTCATCGGCAACCCCAACCCAAACTACACGTTTGGCCTCACCAACACCTTGGGATATAAGGGTTTTGACCTGAGCTTCTTTATTCAGGGCGTGCAGGGCAACGACGTATACAACCTCAACCGCTACATCACGGAAGGGGCCCTGTACGGAACCACCAACGGCACCACTAACGTGCTGAACCGCTGGACCGGGACCGGCACCAGCAACGACGTGCCGCGGGCCATCGTGGGCGACCCCAACAACAACCTGCGGGTATCGACCCACTACATCGAGGACGGCTCCTACGTGCGCCTCAAAAACCTGACGCTCGGCTACACGCTGCCGCGCACCCTCATGAGCCGCATCTCGGCTTCACAGCTGCGCGTGTACGTCACGGCCCAGAACTTGGTGACGCTGACCAAGTACACCGGCTTCGACCCGGAGGTGAGCGCCAGCGGCGTTGATCTGGGCATCTACCCGCAAACGCGCGTGTTCCTGGCCGGCGTGAACATCGGGTTTTAA
- a CDS encoding RagB/SusD family nutrient uptake outer membrane protein produces MTISKFTGGAFLLTLGLLGGCTAKFLDEAPADQITDVNFYQSQQDAIQAVTAAYSELTKEGQYNAAMWAFDIWSDVSSTGGDDGNDGIEYKQLEAFSVPTTNFIATRLWGGSFIALQRANIVIQKVPGIANMDPAIQKRCIGEGQFLRAKMYFDLVRAYGDVPLFTAPPTGPAAVNIPRTPAADVYKQIEQDLTDAIGNLPPSYSGADLGRATKWAATGLLAKVYITEGKKTEAAQRAREVINNSGKTMWANYADNFKIENENNNAKESLFEVQYVSGRNQYDRNNVGSAMNEYFGPRGANQTPGSGYGFNIPDPDFVAGYEAGDTRRAASVWSPGDTYPDGSKAGAKATGSPFGYNCKKWFIGKVNTNIWDSGLNVPVLRLAEMYLILAEAVGPTTEGLEAINKVRRRSFGLDYNAPSTAHDLTAATPNFTNAVLRERKYELAFEFDRWFDMKRAGTLYPTLTDHAFIPRMTQQAATLKGVTSNVHGVPTQNNLVLPIPQSEIDTNPGLVQNPGY; encoded by the coding sequence ATGACTATCTCAAAATTTACGGGCGGGGCCTTTCTGCTAACGCTCGGGCTGCTGGGCGGCTGCACGGCCAAGTTTCTGGACGAGGCCCCGGCCGACCAGATAACCGACGTCAACTTTTACCAAAGCCAGCAAGACGCCATCCAGGCCGTGACGGCCGCCTACAGCGAGCTGACCAAGGAAGGCCAATACAACGCTGCTATGTGGGCCTTCGACATCTGGTCCGACGTATCGAGCACGGGCGGCGACGACGGCAACGACGGCATCGAGTACAAGCAGCTCGAAGCCTTCAGCGTTCCGACCACCAACTTCATAGCTACCCGGCTGTGGGGCGGCTCGTTCATCGCGCTTCAGCGGGCGAACATCGTCATCCAGAAAGTGCCGGGCATCGCCAACATGGACCCCGCCATCCAGAAGCGCTGCATTGGCGAAGGACAGTTCCTGCGCGCCAAGATGTACTTCGACCTGGTGCGGGCCTACGGCGACGTGCCCCTGTTCACGGCCCCGCCCACCGGCCCGGCGGCCGTCAACATCCCCCGGACGCCCGCGGCCGATGTGTACAAGCAAATTGAGCAGGACCTGACCGATGCCATCGGCAACCTGCCGCCTTCGTACAGCGGCGCAGACCTGGGCCGGGCCACCAAATGGGCCGCCACGGGGCTTTTGGCCAAGGTGTACATCACCGAAGGCAAAAAAACGGAGGCTGCCCAGCGGGCCCGCGAGGTCATCAACAACTCGGGCAAGACCATGTGGGCCAACTACGCCGACAACTTCAAGATTGAGAACGAGAACAATAACGCCAAGGAGTCGCTGTTTGAAGTGCAGTACGTGAGTGGCCGCAACCAGTACGACCGCAACAACGTGGGCTCGGCGATGAACGAGTATTTTGGGCCCCGGGGCGCCAACCAGACGCCTGGTAGCGGCTACGGCTTCAACATTCCGGACCCCGATTTCGTGGCGGGCTACGAGGCCGGCGACACCCGCAGAGCCGCCAGCGTGTGGTCGCCCGGCGACACTTACCCCGACGGCAGCAAAGCTGGCGCCAAGGCCACCGGCTCACCGTTTGGCTACAACTGCAAGAAGTGGTTCATCGGCAAGGTGAACACCAACATCTGGGATTCGGGCCTGAACGTGCCCGTGCTGCGCCTAGCCGAAATGTATCTGATTTTGGCGGAGGCGGTGGGGCCCACCACCGAGGGCCTGGAGGCCATTAACAAGGTGCGCCGCCGCTCGTTCGGCCTCGACTACAATGCGCCCTCGACGGCCCACGACCTCACGGCTGCTACTCCCAACTTCACCAATGCGGTGCTGCGGGAGCGCAAGTACGAGCTGGCGTTTGAGTTTGACCGCTGGTTTGACATGAAGCGCGCTGGCACCCTGTACCCGACGCTGACGGACCACGCCTTTATTCCGCGCATGACGCAGCAAGCGGCCACGCTCAAAGGCGTTACCTCCAACGTGCACGGCGTCCCGACCCAAAACAACCTGGTGCTGCCCATCCCGCAGTCGGAAATCGATACCAACCCCGGCTTGGTACAAAACCCTGGCTACTAG